In the Candidatus Binatus sp. genome, one interval contains:
- a CDS encoding FAD-binding and (Fe-S)-binding domain-containing protein, whose amino-acid sequence MATALESRLRRAIEGEVRFDAGTRAIYSTDASNYRQVPIAVVIPRHEADVLAALSIAREHSIPILARGGGTSLAGQACNVAIVLDFSKYMNRILSIDADARVATVEPGVVQSHLNAALAPHGLFFAPDPSTKDRCTIGGMIGNNSCGAHSAAYGKTVDNVEALEVALYDGTRLSLKGAMSDGDIRDAIAQRGRVGEIHSRLLELRDRNADSIRDHFPKLPRRVSGYNLDELMPARGFNLSRAIVGSEGTLAIILRATVRAVPRPRKIALAVLGFDDVFIAADQTPWILEHRPEAVEGFDHNLPEFARIKSMPGVKFLPAGRAFLLVELGGATDDEARARAERLIDQAHRVPQCTGAAFLSDAREQTTVWQIRESGLGSSAFIPGRPRTWPGAEDSAVPPQNLGAFLRGFDRILNYHGLRVATYYGHFGEGCVHARVNFDLASAPGIATFRRTMMELGALVAELGGSISGEHGDGIARSELLPMIFRPELIGAFRSFKQIFDPASMMNPGVIVDAHPLDSHLKLGANYRPARVSTHFDFSAEDGLAGATLKCVGIGKCRKTDAGTMCPSYMATREEMHSTRGRARILFEAMTTDLLAGGFDHPDVKTALDLCLSCKACKNECPSSIDMAAYRAEFFAHYYRRHRRPLSSHFFGRLHEFSRLASAAPRLANALSQTAPFANLTRRLLGIHPARELPGFAPETFRAWFKRRAPASISQRQVVLFPDTFNNFFAPEVAIAAVEVLERASFRVTIPPRDICCGRPLYDQGMLDRAKWRLSDAMKVLGPFAASGVPIVGLEPSCILTFRDELPMLFPKDAAARSLASQSLMLDEFIARDAPDFVAGELRGRAIVQSHCHQKALAGIDRESSLLQRIAGLEVEVLDAGCCGMAGAFGYDRDHFELSSTLASRVLIPAIENSPPDTFVIADGFSCRAQIRHFAPTRRPLHLAQVLELASRNPSRAASL is encoded by the coding sequence ATGGCGACCGCACTCGAATCTAGACTGCGCCGCGCAATCGAAGGCGAAGTACGTTTCGACGCCGGCACCCGCGCTATCTACTCGACCGACGCGTCGAACTATCGGCAGGTTCCGATCGCGGTCGTAATTCCGCGCCATGAAGCCGACGTGCTCGCCGCGCTTTCGATCGCCCGCGAGCACTCGATTCCGATCCTCGCGCGCGGCGGAGGCACCAGTCTCGCCGGCCAGGCGTGCAACGTCGCGATCGTGCTCGATTTCTCGAAGTACATGAATCGCATTCTGTCGATCGACGCCGATGCCCGCGTCGCGACCGTCGAGCCCGGCGTCGTGCAGAGTCATCTGAACGCCGCGCTTGCGCCCCACGGCCTTTTCTTCGCGCCCGATCCTTCGACCAAGGATCGATGCACCATCGGCGGCATGATCGGCAACAATTCGTGCGGCGCGCATTCGGCGGCCTACGGCAAAACCGTCGATAACGTCGAGGCGCTGGAAGTCGCGCTCTACGATGGCACAAGGCTGTCGCTCAAAGGCGCAATGTCGGATGGCGATATCCGAGACGCTATCGCGCAACGAGGTCGCGTTGGTGAAATCCACTCGCGGCTGCTCGAGCTGCGCGATCGAAACGCCGATTCAATCCGCGATCACTTCCCGAAACTTCCGCGCCGCGTCTCCGGCTACAACCTCGACGAGCTGATGCCCGCGCGCGGATTCAATCTCAGCCGTGCAATCGTCGGCTCCGAAGGCACTCTCGCAATCATTCTCCGCGCGACGGTCCGAGCCGTGCCTCGTCCGCGGAAAATCGCGCTCGCGGTGCTTGGGTTCGATGACGTGTTCATCGCTGCGGATCAGACGCCGTGGATTTTGGAGCATCGCCCCGAGGCCGTCGAAGGCTTCGATCACAATTTGCCCGAGTTCGCGCGCATCAAGTCGATGCCCGGTGTGAAGTTCCTTCCCGCTGGCCGTGCGTTCCTGCTGGTGGAACTCGGCGGCGCTACCGACGATGAAGCGCGCGCTCGCGCCGAGCGATTAATCGATCAAGCGCATCGCGTCCCTCAATGCACCGGCGCCGCGTTCCTCTCCGACGCGCGCGAACAAACCACCGTGTGGCAAATCCGCGAATCCGGGCTCGGCTCGAGCGCGTTTATTCCCGGGCGTCCGCGCACCTGGCCGGGCGCCGAGGATTCCGCGGTGCCGCCGCAAAATCTCGGCGCATTTCTCCGCGGCTTCGATCGAATCCTCAACTATCACGGCCTTCGCGTCGCGACCTACTACGGACATTTCGGCGAAGGATGCGTTCATGCGCGCGTCAATTTCGATCTGGCAAGCGCGCCCGGTATCGCGACCTTTCGCCGGACGATGATGGAACTCGGCGCTCTGGTCGCCGAACTGGGCGGCTCGATTTCCGGCGAGCACGGCGACGGCATCGCGCGTTCCGAACTGTTGCCGATGATTTTTCGTCCCGAGTTGATCGGCGCATTCCGCAGTTTCAAGCAAATCTTCGATCCCGCTTCGATGATGAATCCGGGCGTGATCGTCGATGCGCATCCGCTCGATTCGCATCTCAAACTCGGCGCGAACTATCGGCCCGCGCGAGTCTCGACGCACTTCGATTTCAGCGCGGAGGACGGGCTCGCCGGCGCGACGCTGAAATGCGTCGGGATCGGCAAATGCCGCAAGACCGACGCCGGCACGATGTGTCCCTCGTACATGGCGACGCGCGAGGAAATGCACTCGACGCGCGGCCGTGCGCGAATCCTGTTCGAAGCGATGACGACCGATTTGCTCGCCGGCGGCTTCGATCATCCTGACGTGAAAACGGCGCTCGATCTTTGTCTTTCGTGCAAGGCGTGCAAGAACGAATGCCCGTCGTCGATCGACATGGCGGCGTATCGAGCGGAGTTTTTCGCGCACTACTATCGGCGTCATCGGCGCCCGCTTTCGTCGCACTTCTTCGGCCGCTTGCACGAATTCTCCCGCCTCGCATCGGCGGCGCCGCGCCTCGCCAATGCGTTATCGCAGACGGCGCCGTTCGCAAATCTCACTCGCCGCCTGCTCGGGATTCATCCTGCGCGCGAGTTGCCAGGCTTCGCGCCCGAGACTTTCCGCGCGTGGTTCAAGCGCCGCGCACCCGCGAGCATATCCCAGCGCCAGGTCGTGCTGTTTCCCGACACCTTCAACAATTTTTTCGCGCCCGAAGTCGCGATCGCCGCGGTCGAAGTGCTCGAGCGCGCGAGTTTCCGCGTGACGATTCCGCCGCGCGACATCTGTTGCGGCCGCCCGCTCTACGACCAGGGGATGCTCGACCGCGCGAAGTGGCGCCTCTCCGACGCGATGAAAGTACTCGGACCGTTTGCCGCGTCCGGCGTCCCGATTGTCGGACTCGAGCCCAGTTGTATCCTCACCTTCCGTGACGAATTGCCGATGTTGTTCCCCAAGGACGCGGCGGCGCGCAGTCTCGCCTCGCAATCGCTGATGCTCGATGAGTTCATCGCGCGGGATGCGCCGGATTTTGTCGCCGGAGAACTTCGCGGACGCGCGATTGTGCAAAGCCACTGTCATCAGAAAGCGCTCGCTGGAATCGATCGCGAAAGCAGCTTGCTACAGCGCATCGCGGGCCTCGAGGTCGAAGTGCTCGACGCCGGATGCTGCGGGATGGCCGGCGCATTCGGCTACGATCGCGATCACTTCGAACTGTCGAGCACGCTCGCATCGCGCGTATTGATTCCCGCGATCGAGAATTCGCCGCCCGACACGTTCGTCATCGCCGACGGATTCTCGTGCCGCGCGCAGATTCGACACTTCGCGCCGACCCGACGCCCACTCCATCTCGCGCAGGTGCTCGAACTCGCATCGCGCAATCCCAGCCGCGCAGCGTCACTGTGA
- the hscA gene encoding Fe-S protein assembly chaperone HscA codes for MARIFGIDLGTTNSLIAAMNNGAPKVIADRDTGAILLPSVVAVAPDGAVTVGEPAIELEPHLTVERDGRVSAVGFPGGEYGAVIRSVKRYMGLGGDEVAAEERARYTFADLSRPVVRFQIGKRVFTPPQISAEILRALKDRAESALGNETVERVVITVPAYFNDGQRQATKDAGRLAGLEVVRLVNEPTSASLAYGLNQMATGNVAVYDFGGGTFDISILSIKEGIFEVLATNGDTHLGGDDIDHAIVDWLLHELPDAVKRDRHVWNSARMAAEDAKKRLTDAGDTEVVVELPGHTVRRNLKRAELDKIAAPFVARTLDRCALALKDAKLEPRQIDAIVLVGGSTRMPIVRERVAAMFHREPLCSIDPDQVVALGAAVQASVLMGTQGDMLLLDVVPLSLGIETMGGIMERLIHRNTTIPTSVTEGFTTAVDNQTHVDVHVLQGERELAKDCRSLARFKLGPIQLQPAGVPRIDVTFLIDANGILNVNARDQRTGREHSIDVKPSYGLTDDEIERMLEEAIDLGEQDLEERLLIAARNDGEQILGALQKQLGEFGKLVEAGERARIEETAEWLEAARKGTDRELIANLVEELNQVTTPFAERIMNAAIKLVLEKRSVEEVS; via the coding sequence ATGGCACGCATATTCGGAATAGACCTCGGCACCACTAACAGCCTGATCGCGGCGATGAACAATGGCGCGCCGAAGGTGATCGCGGACCGCGATACCGGCGCGATTCTGCTGCCGTCGGTGGTTGCGGTTGCTCCTGATGGCGCGGTGACGGTCGGCGAGCCCGCAATCGAGCTGGAACCGCATCTGACGGTAGAGCGCGACGGGCGGGTGAGTGCAGTTGGTTTTCCTGGCGGCGAGTACGGCGCGGTAATTCGATCGGTCAAGCGCTACATGGGACTCGGCGGCGACGAGGTCGCCGCGGAAGAGCGCGCGCGCTACACGTTCGCCGATCTGAGCAGGCCGGTCGTGCGCTTCCAGATTGGAAAGCGCGTTTTTACGCCGCCGCAAATTTCGGCCGAGATTCTGCGCGCGTTGAAGGATCGAGCGGAGAGCGCGCTCGGCAATGAAACCGTCGAACGCGTCGTGATCACGGTGCCCGCCTACTTCAACGACGGACAGCGCCAGGCCACCAAGGACGCGGGCCGGCTCGCGGGACTCGAAGTGGTGCGCCTGGTGAACGAGCCGACGTCCGCGTCGCTCGCGTACGGGCTCAATCAGATGGCGACCGGCAACGTCGCGGTCTATGACTTCGGCGGCGGCACGTTTGACATCTCGATCCTCAGTATCAAGGAAGGAATTTTCGAGGTGCTCGCGACCAACGGCGATACTCATCTGGGCGGCGACGATATCGACCACGCGATCGTCGATTGGCTGCTGCACGAGCTGCCCGACGCCGTGAAGCGCGATCGCCACGTGTGGAACAGCGCGCGGATGGCCGCCGAAGACGCGAAGAAGCGCCTGACCGACGCAGGTGATACTGAAGTCGTCGTCGAGTTGCCGGGTCATACGGTGCGCCGAAATCTCAAGCGCGCCGAGCTCGACAAGATAGCGGCGCCGTTCGTCGCGCGAACGCTCGATCGATGCGCGCTGGCGCTGAAGGATGCGAAGCTCGAGCCGCGCCAGATCGATGCGATCGTGCTGGTCGGCGGCTCGACGCGGATGCCGATAGTGCGCGAGCGCGTTGCCGCGATGTTCCATCGGGAACCGCTGTGCTCGATTGATCCGGACCAGGTTGTGGCGCTGGGAGCCGCCGTTCAGGCTTCCGTGTTAATGGGAACCCAGGGCGACATGCTGCTGCTCGATGTCGTTCCGCTGTCGCTCGGGATCGAGACCATGGGCGGCATTATGGAACGCTTAATCCATCGCAACACGACTATCCCGACCAGCGTTACCGAAGGGTTCACGACGGCTGTGGATAACCAAACGCACGTGGACGTGCATGTTTTGCAAGGAGAGCGGGAGCTTGCTAAGGATTGCCGGAGTCTGGCGCGCTTCAAACTGGGGCCGATACAGCTTCAGCCGGCAGGGGTACCGCGCATCGACGTGACTTTCCTCATCGATGCAAACGGGATACTAAATGTCAATGCGCGAGATCAGCGCACCGGCCGCGAGCACTCGATCGACGTCAAGCCGAGCTATGGACTGACTGACGACGAAATCGAGCGGATGCTCGAAGAGGCGATCGACCTGGGCGAGCAGGATTTGGAGGAGCGCTTGCTGATCGCCGCCCGCAACGACGGCGAGCAGATACTGGGCGCACTGCAGAAGCAGCTCGGCGAGTTCGGGAAGCTGGTGGAAGCCGGCGAGCGCGCGCGCATTGAGGAGACGGCGGAGTGGCTGGAGGCGGCCCGGAAGGGAACCGATCGCGAGCTAATCGCAAATCTGGTCGAGGAGCTGAACCAGGTCACTACTCCATTCGCGGAGCGGATCATGAACGCCGCTATCAAGCTGGTGCTGGAGAAGCGGTCGGTCGAGGAAGTGTCATAA
- a CDS encoding GNAT family N-acetyltransferase: MAIQVRRAIESDIPELSRLIAGLASYEEALDPRAKFDWVLIRDAPKWLKLVLNREHHAVWVADHGDARLVGHLWIRLKRQKDGALPATVGYISQAFLDENFRGRGLMKPMLEEAFEWFRKLDIEVVTLSVLHRNWLGSAAWHRLGFSDWREERRMELRPRQK, translated from the coding sequence ATGGCGATTCAGGTTCGGCGCGCGATCGAGTCCGATATTCCTGAACTGTCGCGCCTGATTGCCGGGCTCGCTTCGTATGAAGAGGCGCTCGACCCGCGCGCGAAATTCGATTGGGTTCTGATTCGCGATGCACCGAAGTGGCTCAAGCTGGTGCTCAATCGAGAGCATCATGCGGTATGGGTGGCCGATCATGGCGACGCGCGGCTCGTCGGTCATCTGTGGATTCGTCTCAAGCGCCAGAAGGACGGCGCGCTGCCGGCGACCGTCGGTTATATCAGCCAGGCTTTTTTGGACGAGAACTTCCGCGGTCGCGGGCTAATGAAGCCGATGCTCGAAGAGGCGTTCGAATGGTTCCGCAAGCTGGATATCGAGGTGGTGACGCTGAGCGTGCTGCATCGCAACTGGCTGGGCTCCGCCGCGTGGCATCGATTGGGCTTCAGCGATTGGCGTGAAGAGCGCCGGATGGAGCTGAGACCTCGTCAAAAATAG
- the ccrA gene encoding crotonyl-CoA carboxylase/reductase — protein MHAKDIYEIGEVPPIGRVPKNMYAQLIRADRFGDPRHAFKVEKIHVPSIKSDEVLVYVMAAGVNFNNVWAALGSPVDVIGARQKSKYDHSDFHIGGSDASGIVYAVGADVRNVKIGDEVVIHCGIWDKDCAAVRNGDDPMYDPSFKIWGYETNWGSFAQFTKVQAHQCMPKARHLTWEEAAGPTLVGATAYRMLMGWSPNIVRHGDVVLIWGASGGLGCMAIQIVKAEGGIPVGVVGDDRKAGFCMKLGAKGVINRRKYLHWGMMPHWKDVATYNKWAAECRKFGKAIWDIVGERKNPRIVFEHPGEDTIGTSVFVCDTGGMVVICAGTTGYNAVVDLRYLWMRQKRLQGSHFANDEQAYAFNQLVVDGKIDPCVAKTFSFEEIPECHQAMHENRAPEGKMVALVGAPRPGLKTLGL, from the coding sequence ATGCACGCCAAGGATATTTACGAGATCGGCGAAGTGCCGCCGATCGGGCGCGTGCCGAAAAATATGTACGCCCAGCTCATCCGGGCGGATCGATTCGGCGACCCGCGCCACGCCTTCAAAGTCGAAAAAATTCACGTTCCCTCGATCAAGTCCGACGAAGTGCTGGTTTACGTAATGGCGGCCGGCGTCAATTTCAACAACGTATGGGCGGCGCTCGGCTCGCCGGTGGACGTAATCGGCGCGCGCCAGAAATCAAAATACGATCATTCCGATTTCCATATCGGCGGCAGCGACGCGTCGGGAATCGTGTATGCCGTCGGCGCCGACGTGCGCAACGTCAAAATCGGCGACGAAGTCGTCATCCATTGCGGCATCTGGGACAAGGATTGCGCCGCGGTCCGCAACGGCGACGATCCGATGTACGATCCGTCGTTCAAAATTTGGGGTTACGAAACCAATTGGGGCAGCTTCGCCCAGTTCACCAAAGTCCAGGCGCATCAATGCATGCCCAAAGCGCGCCATCTCACCTGGGAAGAAGCCGCGGGACCAACGCTGGTCGGCGCGACCGCGTACCGGATGCTAATGGGATGGTCGCCGAATATCGTGCGCCACGGCGACGTCGTCCTGATTTGGGGTGCGTCGGGCGGACTCGGATGCATGGCGATTCAGATCGTAAAGGCCGAAGGCGGTATCCCGGTCGGCGTTGTAGGCGACGATCGCAAAGCCGGCTTTTGCATGAAGCTCGGCGCCAAGGGCGTCATCAATCGCAGGAAATATCTGCATTGGGGCATGATGCCGCACTGGAAAGACGTAGCGACCTACAACAAGTGGGCGGCTGAATGCCGAAAGTTCGGCAAGGCAATTTGGGACATCGTCGGCGAGCGCAAAAATCCGCGCATCGTGTTCGAGCATCCGGGCGAGGACACCATCGGCACGTCGGTCTTCGTCTGCGATACCGGCGGGATGGTGGTGATTTGCGCGGGCACCACCGGCTACAACGCGGTCGTCGATTTGCGCTACCTCTGGATGCGGCAAAAGCGCTTGCAGGGATCGCATTTCGCCAACGACGAACAGGCTTACGCATTCAATCAGCTCGTGGTGGACGGCAAGATCGATCCATGCGTCGCGAAAACTTTCTCGTTCGAGGAAATCCCGGAATGCCACCAGGCGATGCATGAAAATCGCGCGCCCGAGGGCAAGATGGTCGCGCTGGTCGGCGCGCCGAGACCCGGCCTGAAAACCCTCGGCCTCTAG
- the iscX gene encoding Fe-S cluster assembly protein IscX, producing the protein MGLKWDQAEEIAEVLAENHPGLNPLDARFTDLRQWTVDLDEFDDDRNASTEGKLEAIQMAWHAIYKEQNEDDSE; encoded by the coding sequence ATGGGACTCAAGTGGGATCAGGCGGAGGAAATCGCGGAAGTGCTTGCGGAAAATCATCCGGGGCTGAATCCGCTCGATGCGAGATTTACCGATTTGCGCCAATGGACCGTCGATCTCGACGAGTTCGACGACGATCGGAACGCCTCAACCGAGGGCAAGCTCGAGGCGATCCAGATGGCTTGGCATGCGATTTATAAAGAACAGAATGAGGATGATTCTGAATAG
- a CDS encoding LLM class F420-dependent oxidoreductase, producing MRLGITIPFEPFQGKHFAELVRTADRCGYTDGWSYESFSSDAFAPIAAAAMLTERMRFGCAIIPVFTRPAPLIAMSAVTTNNLSGGRFTLGLGISTPNIVENWMGVPFRRPVTQMRETVEALRGIFRGEKVTMAGKMVRINGFRLDLPIEHPQRIYIGAQGAKMLRIAGELGDGVIVNFITPETVAPMLDHTRDGMRAAGKDPATLDVVCRIIVAVDEDPDVTRNLFRRSLTAYVTVPQYNQFFREIGYDKEATVAMTAWNAGDRKKALESIPDDMVEKIFVFGTAEQCRRRLDDYARAGITTTALQFSSFASTPDERRVKVLRAIERLAQVW from the coding sequence ATGCGTCTTGGAATCACAATCCCGTTCGAGCCTTTTCAGGGCAAGCATTTCGCCGAGTTGGTCCGCACCGCCGATCGATGCGGCTACACCGACGGCTGGTCCTACGAATCGTTTTCGAGCGACGCGTTTGCGCCGATCGCCGCCGCCGCGATGCTCACTGAGCGGATGCGCTTCGGCTGCGCGATCATCCCCGTCTTCACGCGGCCCGCGCCGTTGATTGCGATGTCCGCAGTCACCACCAACAACCTTTCCGGCGGCCGCTTCACGCTGGGGCTGGGCATCTCGACGCCGAATATCGTGGAAAACTGGATGGGCGTGCCGTTTCGCAGACCCGTCACGCAGATGCGCGAGACGGTCGAAGCGCTGCGCGGAATTTTTCGCGGCGAGAAAGTCACGATGGCCGGCAAGATGGTCAGAATCAACGGCTTCCGACTCGATTTGCCAATCGAGCATCCGCAACGGATTTACATCGGCGCGCAAGGCGCGAAGATGCTGCGCATCGCCGGCGAACTTGGCGACGGCGTGATCGTAAATTTCATCACGCCCGAGACCGTCGCGCCGATGCTCGATCACACCCGCGACGGGATGCGCGCCGCCGGCAAGGATCCCGCCACGCTCGACGTCGTATGCCGAATCATCGTCGCCGTGGACGAGGATCCCGACGTCACGCGCAACCTCTTTCGCCGCTCGCTCACTGCCTACGTCACGGTGCCGCAGTACAATCAATTCTTCCGCGAGATCGGCTACGACAAGGAAGCGACGGTCGCGATGACCGCGTGGAATGCTGGCGATCGCAAGAAAGCGCTCGAATCGATCCCCGACGACATGGTCGAGAAAATCTTCGTGTTCGGAACCGCCGAGCAATGCCGCCGGCGGCTCGATGATTACGCGCGCGCGGGCATCACCACCACGGCGCTCCAGTTTTCGTCGTTCGCATCGACGCCCGATGAACGACGCGTCAAGGTGCTGCGCGCGATCGAGCGCCTGGCGCAAGTTTGGTAA
- the iscU gene encoding Fe-S cluster assembly scaffold IscU — MAYSEKVIEHYNHPRNVGSFAKDEANVGTGVVGAPECGDVMKLQLKISDAGVIEDARFKTFGCGSAIASSSYVTELVKGKHIDEAMTIKNTVIVKELNLPPVKIHCSVLAEDAIKAAITDWRKRKGEQIEEPAKAREA, encoded by the coding sequence ATGGCTTATTCCGAAAAAGTTATTGAGCACTACAACCACCCGCGCAATGTCGGCAGTTTCGCCAAGGATGAGGCGAACGTCGGCACCGGCGTGGTTGGCGCGCCCGAGTGCGGCGACGTGATGAAGCTGCAGCTCAAGATTAGCGATGCGGGCGTGATCGAGGATGCGCGCTTCAAGACCTTCGGCTGCGGCAGTGCGATCGCAAGCTCGAGCTACGTGACCGAACTGGTCAAGGGCAAGCATATCGACGAAGCGATGACGATCAAGAATACGGTCATCGTGAAGGAGCTGAACCTGCCGCCGGTCAAGATTCATTGTTCGGTGCTGGCCGAGGACGCAATCAAGGCTGCGATCACGGACTGGCGCAAACGCAAGGGCGAGCAGATCGAAGAGCCTGCCAAGGCGCGCGAGGCGTAA
- a CDS encoding IscS subfamily cysteine desulfurase, whose amino-acid sequence MLKTPVYMDNHATTRVDSRVLEAMLPYFTEKFGNAASRNHSFGWEAEEGVDRARNQIAALIGAKSKEIIFTSGATESDNLAIKGVVEFYKEKGNHIITCVTEHKAVLDSCRALERAGKATVTYLPVDKFGMVDPDAVRKAITDKTVLITIMWANNEIGTLHPIAEIGKIAKEKGVIFHCDAVQAIGKVPVDVEKAGIDLASITAHKIYGPKGIGAIYVRSKGPRVRLTPTMDGGGHERGMRSGTLNVPGIVGLGAACEIAGNSMPEESHRLLQLRSKLEAGLFERLDEIYVNGHPTERLPGNLNVSFAYVEGESLLMGINDIAVSSGSACTSATLEPSYVIRALGINEELAHSSIRFGLGRFNTEEEVDYVTERVTKEVKRLRDMSPLYEMAKEGIDLKSVNWKQ is encoded by the coding sequence ATGCTTAAGACACCGGTCTACATGGACAATCACGCGACGACGCGAGTCGATTCGCGCGTGCTCGAGGCGATGCTCCCGTACTTCACGGAGAAGTTCGGCAATGCGGCCAGCCGCAATCACAGTTTTGGCTGGGAAGCGGAAGAGGGGGTCGATCGTGCGCGCAATCAGATCGCGGCGCTGATCGGGGCCAAGTCGAAAGAAATCATTTTCACCAGCGGTGCGACCGAATCGGACAACCTCGCAATCAAGGGCGTCGTCGAGTTCTACAAGGAAAAGGGCAATCACATCATCACGTGCGTGACCGAGCATAAGGCGGTGCTCGACAGTTGCCGCGCGCTGGAACGTGCGGGCAAGGCGACGGTCACGTATCTGCCAGTCGATAAATTCGGGATGGTCGATCCCGACGCAGTTCGGAAGGCAATTACCGACAAGACCGTGCTGATCACGATCATGTGGGCGAACAACGAAATCGGCACGCTGCATCCGATCGCGGAAATCGGCAAGATCGCGAAAGAGAAGGGCGTGATTTTTCATTGCGACGCGGTGCAGGCGATCGGCAAGGTGCCGGTGGACGTGGAGAAGGCCGGAATCGATCTCGCATCGATCACGGCGCACAAGATTTACGGGCCGAAGGGAATCGGCGCGATTTACGTTCGATCGAAGGGACCGCGCGTGCGGCTGACGCCGACGATGGATGGCGGCGGTCACGAGCGCGGGATGCGATCGGGCACGCTGAACGTGCCTGGAATCGTCGGGCTCGGCGCCGCGTGCGAAATCGCGGGCAACTCAATGCCCGAGGAATCGCACCGCTTGCTGCAACTCAGGAGCAAGCTCGAGGCCGGACTGTTCGAGCGTCTCGACGAAATCTACGTCAATGGGCATCCGACCGAGCGCCTGCCGGGCAACCTGAACGTGAGCTTCGCGTATGTCGAAGGCGAATCGCTGCTGATGGGCATCAACGATATCGCGGTGAGTTCGGGCTCGGCGTGCACGTCGGCGACGCTGGAGCCGTCATACGTGATTCGCGCGTTGGGCATCAACGAGGAATTGGCGCATAGCTCGATTCGCTTCGGGCTGGGGCGTTTCAACACGGAAGAGGAAGTGGATTACGTGACCGAGCGCGTCACCAAGGAAGTGAAGCGGCTCCGCGACATGTCGCCGCTCTATGAGATGGCCAAAGAAGGAATCGATCTCAAGTCGGTAAACTGGAAGCAATAG
- a CDS encoding MaoC family dehydratase: MAVRKIERGHYFEDFEVGHLFKHHWGRTITEGDNSFFSSVTMNFNPIYFNREYAQSLGYKNVVVNHMLVMNVVFGLSVEDLSERAIAHLGYEKMKFGETVYPGDTITSQSLVLEKRDTSKPDRGVVKFRTTGHNQRGEKVLEYERPVLIRKRTSA, translated from the coding sequence ATGGCGGTGCGCAAAATCGAGCGTGGCCACTACTTCGAAGACTTCGAAGTGGGCCATCTTTTCAAGCATCATTGGGGCCGGACGATCACCGAAGGCGACAACAGTTTCTTCAGCAGCGTCACGATGAACTTCAACCCGATTTATTTTAACCGCGAGTACGCGCAAAGCCTCGGCTACAAGAATGTAGTCGTGAATCACATGCTGGTGATGAACGTCGTGTTCGGCTTGTCGGTCGAGGATTTGAGCGAGCGTGCGATCGCGCATCTCGGCTACGAGAAAATGAAATTCGGCGAGACGGTGTATCCTGGCGATACGATAACCTCGCAATCGCTGGTGCTCGAAAAGCGCGACACCTCGAAGCCGGATCGTGGCGTCGTCAAATTCCGCACCACCGGCCACAATCAGCGCGGCGAGAAGGTGCTCGAATACGAGCGTCCGGTCCTGATTCGCAAACGCACGTCCGCGTAG
- a CDS encoding iron-sulfur cluster assembly accessory protein has translation MAVISLSEGAVQKIKQLVADKGEGAGLRVKVVGGGCSGLQYRMEIDAAKERDKVFERDGARLIVDKKSFLYLNGSELDYGEELMSSGFKVVNPNAKRSCGCGESFVV, from the coding sequence GTGGCAGTGATTTCTCTCTCAGAGGGTGCGGTGCAGAAGATCAAGCAGTTGGTCGCCGACAAGGGCGAAGGCGCGGGGCTGCGCGTGAAGGTGGTCGGCGGCGGATGCTCGGGCTTGCAGTATCGCATGGAAATCGACGCGGCCAAGGAGCGCGACAAGGTTTTCGAGCGCGACGGCGCGCGCCTGATCGTCGATAAGAAAAGTTTTCTTTATCTGAACGGTTCGGAACTCGACTACGGCGAAGAGCTGATGTCGTCGGGCTTCAAGGTGGTAAATCCGAACGCCAAGCGCAGTTGCGGATGCGGAGAATCGTTCGTCGTATGA